One genomic region from Sorangium aterium encodes:
- a CDS encoding AAA family ATPase, whose product MRGTSEAWDRPAVQQARSVEPGRAPHLSLRPGTAHLKGYHVTAKTGEGPGSATYRAYRDADGIDVAIKMLHTDYARAGDIMRVRHAYRAIRQVDSARVVKVYAVEEHEDGLALVTEYFPGAPLSARAACRLGVCASLDILIPVAEALADIHRHALIHGDVRPPNILLGEDGQVKLTGFGVDSIVTREKEEIYCRRVLSKVLPYTSPEQTGRMNRSVDYRTDMYSFGVVLYEMLAGQRPFEATDPLELMHAHIAVTPVAPSELNPEVPDALSAVAMKLLSKNAEDRYQCAEGLKADLEEIRARWRRSGQIGAFSPGRHDRRDLFRLPQKLYGREGDIRKLVGAFDDVLRGKRTIVLVSGYSGIGKSSLVQEILKPLVREKGYYISGKYDQYNRDAPYSAIVHAFDTLIKQLLSESEERILRWRDAILCALGANGQVICDVLPSLKHIIGEQPPVPALGPVEAQNRFILYFHNFVSVFARHAHPLAIFLDDLQWVDSASLSLLTSVLARDDVESLFFCGAYRDNEVSPTHPFLVALEQLTKGGLEARGIILAPLGLRHLTELINDSLQIGGGEALAGAILKKTGGNPFFVKQFMRHLYDTKALVFDPAAGWGWDLWQIERLECTDNVLSLMAETIRRLPQATQRVLRLASAIGNTFEMDVLNTVSERPPDETYASLDDALAEGLIVSADEQVRFAHDKIQEAAYSLIPERDRPAFHYRIGKLLLGKPRSDDRRDLFDVVNHLNSAGDLIRAPDERMESARLNLEAAGRAQESAAFTAALRYLEHGISMLPGDAWASSYELAFTYHTKKGLLESLCGRHDDALSTLAGSFDRAVGRLHKTEVRRLKMNVEILKNDLPAAMEEGLAALRAYDIDLPPYPGDDALMTEMERTIAMIGDRPIASLVDLPALDDPEIAALQDVLQEMFSPTYQLGTNNFGITVMKALQNSLRHGISRNSIYAYVNFGTLLCARRDIEKGYEFGRAAVRLNERHPDVKSESMLCNMWGAWVQHWMDTYESSKASLRKGVHAGVETGQYIWAFYNACNASMNGLLRGEHLHDVIEEARLYLPLCRLDKFNAITWIVGAVGQLCEHLSTQDEGDWRRGAWVDIAAVTEDARSIDNRASLYFVNVFEVLAGVFQGAYEEVAERWGSTDPGSLGMLAAWHASPCYHFYGGLAFSRAAGAAAPARRAAHLARLGECARKVESWAALGPESHGHRSLILKAEVARSERRDGAGALYDQGIAAAREGHFLHDEALANELCARHYLDLGRAFIARAYMTEAHRLYGRWGAVRPMLRLERDFPHALGPEALRRRTDLARDGYADVRAAAVGHGARPGLDFMAMLRASQAVSGELNLDRVIEALLTIAVEHAGAERGLLIRASSASRAAHTAHVIEAEVVTRHGRVEVTLRQAPVTSSDLPTAILQYVVRTRERVILDDAAVPNLYSEDAYVRGRRPRSVLCLPLVKQGALVGVLYLENNLTPRAFTADRVEVLELLASQSAISLENARLYTQLQQENGERRRAELALREREARIRRLVDSNIIGIAVWDVDGRVIDANDALLCMLGYNREDLTSGNIRWADLTPQEFKEITQLALEQIRTTGEFGPQEKEFFRKDGGRVPVVIGGARFEGSESQGVAFCLDVTERKQAEERQKLLMNELNHRVKNTLAIVQAIAVQTLRMADSPKAFTDAFLARLLALSQTHNLLNQTAWQGADLHDVIRAELAPRAHGDADRVRLAGQDVHLRPEAAVTLGMVFHELASNAAKYGALSQPSGRVAVTWDVITQAHERLLHLEWQETGGPPVRPPHRKGFGSRLIERDLGRQLATEVRLDYLPGGVVCVMDLPLERVGVG is encoded by the coding sequence ATGCGGGGCACGTCGGAGGCATGGGATCGACCTGCTGTCCAGCAGGCTCGCTCCGTTGAGCCTGGGCGCGCGCCACACCTCTCGCTGCGGCCGGGCACAGCCCATCTCAAGGGGTATCACGTCACCGCGAAGACCGGCGAGGGCCCGGGCTCCGCCACGTATCGAGCCTATCGGGACGCCGACGGCATCGACGTGGCGATCAAGATGCTGCACACCGATTACGCTCGAGCCGGCGATATCATGCGCGTCAGGCACGCCTACCGCGCGATACGGCAGGTCGACTCGGCGAGGGTCGTCAAGGTGTACGCCGTCGAGGAGCACGAGGACGGCCTGGCGCTCGTCACCGAGTATTTCCCGGGCGCCCCGCTGTCCGCGAGGGCGGCCTGCAGGCTGGGCGTCTGCGCGTCGCTGGACATCTTGATCCCCGTGGCCGAAGCCCTGGCCGACATCCATCGCCATGCCCTCATCCATGGCGACGTGAGGCCTCCGAACATCCTGCTCGGAGAGGACGGTCAGGTGAAGCTCACGGGCTTCGGCGTGGATTCCATCGTGACGCGCGAGAAGGAGGAGATCTATTGCCGCCGCGTCCTCTCGAAGGTGCTCCCCTATACATCGCCGGAGCAGACCGGCCGCATGAACCGCAGCGTGGACTACCGCACCGACATGTACTCGTTCGGCGTCGTCCTCTACGAGATGCTCGCCGGGCAAAGGCCGTTCGAGGCGACAGACCCCCTCGAGCTGATGCACGCGCACATCGCCGTGACGCCCGTCGCCCCCTCGGAGCTCAACCCGGAGGTGCCCGACGCGCTCTCCGCCGTCGCGATGAAGCTCCTCAGCAAGAACGCCGAAGACCGCTACCAGTGCGCCGAGGGGCTGAAGGCCGATCTGGAGGAGATCCGGGCGCGATGGCGGCGCAGCGGCCAGATAGGAGCGTTCAGCCCTGGCCGCCACGACAGGAGAGACCTCTTCCGGCTTCCCCAGAAGCTCTACGGCCGCGAAGGCGACATCCGGAAGCTCGTCGGCGCGTTCGACGACGTGCTGCGGGGCAAGCGGACGATCGTCCTCGTCTCGGGCTATTCGGGCATCGGCAAGTCGTCGCTGGTCCAGGAGATCTTGAAGCCGCTGGTGCGCGAGAAGGGCTATTACATCAGCGGGAAGTACGATCAGTACAACCGCGATGCGCCCTACAGCGCCATCGTCCACGCGTTCGACACGCTCATCAAGCAGCTCCTCTCCGAGAGCGAGGAGCGGATCCTACGGTGGCGGGACGCCATCCTGTGCGCCCTCGGGGCCAATGGACAGGTGATCTGCGACGTGCTCCCGTCGCTCAAGCACATCATCGGCGAGCAGCCGCCCGTCCCCGCGCTCGGGCCGGTCGAGGCCCAGAACCGCTTCATCCTCTACTTCCACAACTTCGTGTCCGTCTTCGCCCGGCACGCCCACCCGCTGGCCATCTTCCTCGACGATCTCCAGTGGGTGGACTCGGCCAGCCTGAGCCTGCTCACGAGCGTCCTCGCGAGGGACGACGTCGAGTCGCTCTTCTTCTGCGGCGCTTACCGCGACAACGAGGTGAGCCCGACCCACCCCTTCCTCGTCGCCCTGGAGCAGCTCACGAAGGGCGGCCTCGAGGCGCGCGGCATCATCCTCGCGCCCCTCGGCCTCAGGCACCTGACCGAGCTCATCAACGACAGCCTGCAGATCGGCGGCGGCGAGGCGCTCGCGGGCGCGATCCTGAAGAAGACCGGGGGGAACCCGTTCTTCGTGAAGCAGTTCATGCGGCACCTCTACGACACGAAGGCGCTCGTCTTCGACCCTGCGGCGGGCTGGGGCTGGGACCTCTGGCAGATCGAGCGGCTGGAGTGCACCGATAACGTCCTGAGCCTCATGGCGGAGACCATCCGGCGCCTGCCGCAAGCGACGCAGCGGGTGCTCCGGCTGGCCTCGGCGATCGGCAACACGTTCGAGATGGACGTCCTGAACACCGTCAGCGAGCGGCCCCCCGACGAGACGTACGCGAGCCTCGACGACGCCCTCGCCGAGGGCCTGATCGTGAGCGCGGACGAGCAGGTTCGATTCGCGCACGACAAGATCCAGGAGGCCGCATACTCGCTGATCCCGGAGAGAGACAGGCCGGCGTTCCACTACCGGATCGGGAAGCTCCTGCTCGGCAAGCCGCGCTCCGACGACCGGCGCGATCTGTTCGACGTCGTCAATCACCTGAACAGCGCCGGTGATCTGATCCGCGCGCCGGACGAGCGCATGGAATCGGCCAGGCTCAACCTAGAGGCCGCCGGGCGCGCCCAGGAGTCGGCGGCCTTCACCGCGGCCCTCAGGTACCTGGAACATGGCATATCCATGCTGCCCGGAGACGCGTGGGCCTCCAGCTACGAGCTGGCCTTCACCTACCACACGAAGAAGGGGCTCCTGGAGTCGCTCTGCGGACGCCACGACGACGCGCTCTCCACCCTCGCGGGGAGCTTCGATAGAGCGGTGGGGCGCCTCCACAAGACGGAGGTGCGCCGCCTGAAGATGAACGTGGAGATCCTGAAGAACGATCTGCCCGCCGCCATGGAAGAGGGCCTCGCCGCGCTCCGGGCGTACGACATCGACCTGCCGCCCTATCCGGGCGACGACGCGCTCATGACCGAGATGGAGCGGACGATCGCGATGATCGGCGACCGCCCGATCGCGTCGCTGGTCGATCTGCCCGCGCTCGACGATCCCGAGATCGCCGCCCTGCAGGACGTGCTCCAGGAGATGTTCTCGCCGACCTACCAGCTGGGCACGAACAACTTCGGCATCACGGTGATGAAGGCGCTCCAGAACTCGCTGAGACATGGCATCTCGAGGAACTCGATCTACGCCTACGTGAACTTCGGGACGCTCCTGTGCGCCAGGCGCGACATCGAGAAGGGGTACGAGTTCGGGCGGGCGGCCGTCCGCCTGAACGAGCGCCACCCGGACGTGAAGTCCGAGTCCATGCTGTGCAACATGTGGGGGGCGTGGGTCCAGCACTGGATGGATACCTACGAGAGCTCGAAGGCGTCCCTGCGCAAGGGCGTCCACGCCGGCGTGGAGACGGGGCAGTACATCTGGGCCTTCTACAACGCGTGCAACGCGAGCATGAACGGGCTCCTCCGGGGGGAGCACCTCCACGACGTCATCGAGGAGGCGAGGCTGTATCTGCCGCTCTGCAGGCTCGACAAGTTCAACGCGATCACGTGGATCGTCGGGGCCGTCGGGCAGCTCTGCGAACACCTGAGCACGCAGGACGAGGGCGACTGGAGGCGCGGGGCGTGGGTCGACATCGCCGCGGTCACCGAGGACGCCCGCAGCATCGACAACCGGGCGTCGCTCTACTTCGTGAACGTCTTCGAGGTCCTCGCCGGCGTGTTCCAGGGCGCGTACGAGGAGGTGGCCGAGAGGTGGGGCTCCACCGACCCGGGCAGCCTCGGCATGCTCGCCGCGTGGCACGCGAGCCCCTGTTATCACTTCTACGGCGGGCTGGCCTTCTCGCGGGCCGCGGGCGCCGCCGCCCCCGCGCGCAGGGCGGCGCACCTCGCGAGGCTCGGGGAGTGCGCGCGCAAGGTGGAGTCGTGGGCAGCGCTCGGCCCGGAGAGCCACGGCCACCGCAGCTTGATCCTGAAGGCCGAGGTCGCCCGGAGCGAGCGGCGAGACGGCGCGGGCGCCCTCTACGATCAGGGGATCGCGGCCGCGCGGGAGGGTCATTTCCTGCACGACGAGGCGCTGGCCAACGAGCTCTGCGCTCGACATTACCTCGACCTGGGCAGGGCCTTCATCGCGCGCGCCTACATGACCGAGGCGCACAGGCTCTATGGGCGCTGGGGCGCCGTGCGGCCGATGCTGCGCCTCGAGAGGGACTTTCCGCACGCGCTCGGGCCGGAGGCGCTGCGCAGGCGGACCGACCTCGCGCGGGACGGGTACGCCGACGTCCGCGCCGCCGCCGTGGGTCACGGCGCGCGCCCGGGGCTCGACTTCATGGCCATGCTCAGGGCCTCGCAGGCGGTCTCTGGCGAGCTGAACCTCGACCGGGTGATCGAGGCCCTTCTGACGATCGCGGTCGAGCACGCGGGCGCCGAGCGGGGGCTGCTGATCCGCGCGTCCAGCGCCTCGCGCGCCGCGCACACGGCGCACGTCATCGAGGCCGAGGTCGTCACCCGGCACGGCCGGGTCGAGGTCACCCTTCGCCAGGCGCCCGTCACCTCGAGCGATCTCCCCACCGCCATCCTCCAGTACGTGGTCCGCACGCGAGAGCGCGTGATCCTGGACGACGCCGCCGTGCCTAACCTGTACTCGGAAGACGCCTACGTGCGCGGGCGGCGCCCCCGCTCCGTGCTCTGCCTCCCCCTGGTGAAGCAGGGCGCGCTGGTCGGCGTGCTCTATCTGGAGAACAACCTGACCCCGCGGGCCTTCACCGCGGATCGGGTCGAGGTGCTGGAGCTCCTGGCCTCCCAGTCCGCCATCTCGCTGGAGAACGCGCGCCTCTACACCCAGCTTCAGCAGGAGAACGGCGAGCGCAGGCGGGCGGAGCTGGCGCTGAGGGAGAGAGAGGCGCGCATCCGGCGCCTCGTGGACTCCAACATCATCGGGATCGCCGTCTGGGACGTCGACGGCAGGGTCATCGACGCGAACGACGCGCTCCTCTGCATGCTCGGCTACAACCGTGAAGACCTGACCTCGGGGAATATCCGCTGGGCAGATCTCACGCCGCAGGAGTTCAAGGAGATCACCCAGCTGGCGCTCGAACAGATCCGCACGACGGGTGAGTTCGGGCCGCAAGAGAAGGAATTTTTCCGAAAGGACGGCGGCCGCGTCCCGGTGGTGATCGGCGGCGCGCGGTTCGAGGGATCCGAGAGCCAGGGGGTGGCGTTCTGCCTCGACGTGACCGAGCGCAAGCAGGCGGAGGAACGCCAGAAGCTCCTGATGAACGAGCTGAACCATCGGGTGAAGAACACGCTGGCGATCGTGCAGGCGATCGCCGTGCAGACGCTCCGCATGGCGGACTCGCCCAAGGCCTTCACGGACGCCTTCCTGGCCCGGTTGCTCGCCCTGTCCCAGACCCACAACCTCCTGAACCAGACAGCGTGGCAGGGCGCCGACCTCCACGACGTCATCCGCGCCGAGCTGGCGCCGCGCGCCCATGGCGACGCCGATCGGGTCCGCCTGGCCGGCCAGGACGTCCACCTCCGCCCGGAGGCGGCGGTGACGCTCGGCATGGTCTTTCACGAGCTGGCGAGCAACGCGGCCAAGTACGGAGCGCTATCGCAGCCGTCCGGCCGCGTCGCGGTCACATGGGACGTGATCACACAGGCGCACGAGCGCCTGCTCCACCTGGAATGGCAGGAGACGGGCGGGCCTCCGGTCCGGCCGCCGCACCGCAAGGGCTTCGGCTCACGCCTGATCGAGCGCGACCTCGGGCGCCAGCTCGCCACGGAGGTGCGCCTCGACTACCTGCCTGGGGGCGTGGTTTGCGTGATGGACCTGCCCCTCGAGCGCGTGGGCGTAGGATGA
- a CDS encoding type VI secretion system protein, which produces MSGSFVYELASVHTLVEQANLDSSQGIYAVPCYLVLGEPGSGRSTVIRSMNLTWPVSGGQLPIGVPGARCSYWLAKEALFIEPEASVLGPRREPAELSRLCDELRRSREREPIDGILLVLSIAEFVELDEQGLDAYANRIRAYLVEVGRALRADVPTYVVLSRYDTLWGFAEVFQWTAERGREEPWGFTLPLETSPDNAGPRILQELEGLNARLESTCLARVSSEDAPEARTRAFQHLAEVRALMPRLRQLFGVIAMANAFERAPWLRAVAIGSAMPGMGDRLRAGVTRFMNMGLAQPPSVAVAMRPGGLPIHATLRAVVLPERDIVPLRQRWRDDRFTLVCFVGGLLLLLAAGLTEIILRYAM; this is translated from the coding sequence ATGAGCGGCTCCTTCGTTTACGAGCTGGCGAGCGTCCACACGCTCGTCGAGCAGGCGAACCTGGACAGCAGCCAGGGGATCTACGCGGTCCCCTGCTACCTGGTGCTCGGCGAGCCCGGGTCGGGCCGCTCCACGGTGATCCGCTCGATGAACCTGACGTGGCCCGTGAGCGGCGGGCAGCTCCCGATCGGCGTGCCCGGGGCGCGGTGCTCTTACTGGCTGGCGAAGGAGGCGCTCTTCATCGAGCCGGAGGCGTCGGTGCTCGGCCCGCGGCGGGAGCCGGCCGAGCTCTCGCGGCTCTGCGACGAGCTGCGCCGCTCGCGGGAGCGCGAGCCGATCGACGGCATCCTGCTCGTGCTGAGCATCGCGGAGTTCGTCGAGCTCGACGAGCAGGGGCTCGACGCGTACGCGAACCGCATCCGCGCGTACCTCGTCGAGGTCGGCCGCGCGCTGCGCGCCGACGTGCCGACGTACGTGGTGCTGTCGCGCTACGACACGCTCTGGGGCTTCGCCGAGGTGTTCCAGTGGACCGCCGAGCGCGGGCGCGAGGAGCCCTGGGGCTTCACGCTCCCCCTCGAGACGAGCCCGGACAACGCGGGGCCGCGGATCCTCCAGGAGCTCGAGGGGCTCAACGCGCGGCTGGAGTCGACCTGCCTCGCGCGGGTGAGCTCGGAGGACGCGCCCGAGGCGCGGACGCGGGCGTTCCAGCACCTGGCCGAGGTGCGGGCGCTGATGCCGCGGCTGCGGCAGCTCTTCGGGGTGATCGCGATGGCGAACGCGTTCGAGCGGGCGCCGTGGCTCCGCGCGGTGGCGATCGGCAGCGCGATGCCCGGCATGGGGGACCGGCTCCGCGCGGGGGTGACGCGGTTCATGAACATGGGGCTGGCGCAGCCGCCGAGCGTGGCGGTCGCGATGCGGCCCGGGGGGCTGCCGATCCACGCGACCCTGAGGGCCGTCGTGCTGCCGGAGCGGGACATCGTGCCGCTCCGGCAGCGGTGGCGGGACGACCGGTTCACGCTGGTCTGCTTCGTGGGCGGGCTCCTGCTGCTGCTCGCGGCCGGGCTCACCGAGATCATCCTGCGCTACGCGATGTGA
- a CDS encoding DotU family type IV/VI secretion system protein encodes METSIGVFGEEMLLWLCMLRQSPRRPPADHVLRQANLLLEELKGSRLAQEMPVASVDDGMFAIAACADEIAMSLPDLRPVWAQRPLQASRWTTNNAGVEFFERLERVRKGPLPVMATYACVLGLGFRGRYGLPGQNTDELLRIRRDLSLKLGVDPDRDWKGGVLKPVQVEGVTVQHLPTLSFWRSILVGRALASLVAIAGALALAWTIAQRVR; translated from the coding sequence GTGGAAACGTCCATCGGCGTCTTCGGTGAGGAGATGCTCCTCTGGCTCTGCATGCTCCGCCAGTCCCCGCGGCGGCCGCCGGCCGATCACGTGCTGCGACAGGCGAACCTGCTGCTTGAGGAGCTGAAGGGGTCCAGGCTCGCGCAGGAGATGCCGGTCGCGTCGGTCGACGACGGGATGTTCGCGATCGCCGCGTGCGCGGACGAGATCGCGATGTCGCTGCCGGACCTGCGGCCGGTCTGGGCGCAGCGCCCGCTCCAGGCGTCGCGGTGGACGACCAACAACGCGGGCGTCGAGTTCTTCGAGCGGCTGGAGCGCGTCCGGAAGGGCCCGCTCCCGGTGATGGCGACGTACGCGTGCGTGCTCGGGCTCGGCTTCCGCGGCCGCTACGGGCTGCCCGGGCAGAACACCGACGAGCTGCTGCGGATCCGCCGCGATCTGTCGCTCAAGCTCGGCGTTGATCCCGATCGGGACTGGAAGGGCGGGGTGCTCAAGCCGGTGCAGGTCGAGGGCGTCACGGTCCAGCACCTCCCCACCCTGTCGTTCTGGCGCTCCATCCTGGTCGGGCGGGCCCTGGCGTCGCTCGTCGCGATCGCCGGCGCGCTCGCGCTCGCGTGGACGATCGCCCAAAGGGTCCGATGA
- the eno gene encoding phosphopyruvate hydratase, whose amino-acid sequence MSEIQSVIAREVIDSRGNPTVEAEVTTLSGTGRAAVPSGASTGEHEAVELRDGDKKRFLGKGVLTAVKNIETVLGPAVLGMDALDQAELDKVLIQADGSPNKSKLGANAILAVSMAAARAAADTVDLPLWRYLGGAAARVLPTPLMNILNGGVHADNGLEIQEFMIVPYGAESFAEALRTGAEIFHTLKGLLKKDGMVTAVGDEGGFAPRLPSNRAALEYVVRAIEAAGHRPGEDVGVALDSALSEFYDAKTERYTFDKQSKTREEIVAIYDELAKAFPIVSIEDGVAENDEKGWRLLTERLGKKVQLVGDDLFVTNPARLAKGIEDGLANAILIKLNQIGTVTETLDCIRQAAEGGYRSIISHRSGETEDTFIADLAVATNAGQIKTGSASRSDRVAKYNQLLRISYALGDGQVFAGRAPFRRAGAKRSS is encoded by the coding sequence ATGTCGGAGATCCAGAGCGTCATCGCGCGCGAAGTCATCGATTCGCGCGGCAACCCCACCGTCGAAGCCGAGGTCACCACGCTGAGCGGCACGGGCCGCGCGGCCGTGCCGAGCGGCGCGTCGACCGGCGAGCACGAGGCCGTCGAACTCAGGGACGGCGACAAGAAGCGCTTCCTCGGCAAGGGCGTCCTCACCGCGGTGAAGAACATCGAGACCGTCCTCGGTCCGGCCGTCCTCGGGATGGATGCGCTCGACCAGGCCGAGCTCGACAAGGTGCTCATCCAGGCCGACGGCTCCCCCAACAAGTCGAAGCTCGGCGCCAACGCCATCCTCGCCGTCTCGATGGCCGCCGCCCGCGCCGCCGCGGACACGGTCGACCTGCCGCTCTGGCGCTACCTCGGCGGCGCCGCGGCGCGCGTCCTCCCGACGCCGCTCATGAACATCCTGAACGGCGGCGTGCACGCCGACAACGGCCTCGAGATCCAGGAGTTCATGATCGTCCCCTACGGCGCCGAGTCGTTCGCCGAGGCGCTGCGCACGGGCGCCGAGATCTTCCACACGCTGAAGGGCCTGCTCAAGAAGGACGGCATGGTCACGGCCGTCGGCGACGAGGGCGGCTTCGCCCCGCGCCTCCCGTCGAACCGGGCGGCGCTCGAGTACGTCGTGCGCGCCATCGAGGCCGCCGGCCACCGCCCGGGCGAGGACGTCGGCGTCGCGCTCGACTCGGCGCTCAGCGAGTTCTACGACGCGAAGACCGAGCGCTACACCTTCGACAAGCAGTCGAAGACCCGCGAGGAGATCGTCGCCATCTACGACGAGCTCGCGAAGGCGTTCCCGATCGTGTCCATCGAGGATGGCGTCGCCGAGAACGACGAGAAGGGCTGGCGCCTGCTCACCGAGCGCCTCGGCAAGAAGGTCCAGCTCGTCGGCGACGACCTCTTCGTGACGAACCCTGCGCGGCTCGCGAAGGGCATCGAGGACGGCCTCGCCAACGCCATCCTCATCAAGCTGAACCAGATCGGCACCGTCACCGAGACCCTCGACTGCATCCGCCAGGCGGCCGAGGGCGGCTACCGGTCGATCATCTCCCACCGCTCGGGCGAGACCGAGGACACGTTCATCGCCGACCTCGCGGTCGCGACGAACGCGGGCCAGATCAAGACCGGCTCCGCGTCGCGCTCGGATCGCGTCGCGAAGTACAACCAGCTACTCCGGATCTCCTACGCGCTCGGCGACGGCCAGGTCTTCGCCGGCCGCGCGCCGTTCCGCCGCGCCGGGGCGAAGCGCTCCAGCTAG
- a CDS encoding RNA recognition motif domain-containing protein has translation MSKRLYVGNLAFHSTEDSLRTAFEGAGVEVLSIQLMTDRMTGQSRGFGFVEVSDAQAQAAINALHGKDLDGRTLTVNEARERTGGPGGGGGGGGGFRGGGGGGGRGGGGGGRGGGRGGGGGRDRW, from the coding sequence ATGAGCAAGCGGCTTTATGTGGGGAACCTGGCGTTCCATTCGACGGAAGACAGCCTGCGCACCGCGTTCGAAGGGGCCGGCGTCGAGGTGCTCTCGATTCAGTTGATGACGGACCGCATGACCGGGCAGTCGCGCGGGTTCGGGTTCGTCGAGGTGAGCGATGCCCAGGCGCAGGCGGCCATCAATGCGCTGCACGGCAAGGACCTCGACGGCCGTACCCTGACGGTCAACGAGGCGCGTGAGCGCACCGGCGGCCCCGGCGGCGGCGGCGGCGGCGGCGGTGGCTTCCGCGGGGGTGGTGGCGGCGGCGGCCGTGGAGGCGGCGGCGGCGGGCGCGGCGGTGGCCGCGGCGGCGGCGGCGGGCGCGACCGCTGGTAG
- a CDS encoding S8 family serine peptidase produces the protein MPPSDLDPRRILPIADRLHADPGYAGRGVTIAFLDSGFYAHPDLTTPRNRVLAYHDLFAPEAGPSALEHGDASSWHGMMTSVVAAGNGALSDGRFRGLAWEANLVLVKVGFAHRIVHDDIRRGIEWVIAHREQYGIRVLNISCGGDYEESYLTGSLSRAADDATRHGIVVVAAAGNAGHDPGHRVLPPASAPSVIAVGGLDDGGAGEQTWNYHSSYGLTLDGLQKPEIIAPAIWLAAPILPGTPTAAQAQLLSLLDSALDEELPGLLVEHACVDPDLDAIAGREPYLVRQLAAAKLRDQKVISGHYKHVDGTSFAAPIVSSVVAQMLEANPRLSPQQCRRILMKTARGLPGIAAERQGFGVVQPRAAVAAARAA, from the coding sequence ATGCCTCCGAGCGACCTCGACCCCAGGCGTATCCTGCCCATCGCGGACCGGCTCCACGCGGACCCTGGCTACGCCGGCCGCGGCGTCACCATCGCCTTCCTCGACTCCGGCTTTTACGCCCACCCGGACCTCACAACGCCCCGGAACCGCGTCCTCGCCTACCACGATCTCTTCGCGCCCGAGGCGGGGCCGTCGGCGCTCGAGCACGGCGACGCCTCGTCGTGGCACGGCATGATGACCTCGGTGGTCGCCGCCGGGAACGGCGCGCTCTCCGACGGGCGCTTCCGCGGGCTCGCCTGGGAGGCGAACCTCGTGCTGGTCAAGGTCGGCTTCGCCCACCGCATCGTCCACGACGACATCCGGCGCGGCATCGAATGGGTGATCGCGCACCGCGAGCAGTACGGGATCCGTGTGCTCAACATCTCCTGCGGAGGCGATTACGAGGAGTCGTACCTGACCGGGAGCCTGTCGCGCGCCGCCGACGACGCCACCCGGCACGGCATCGTCGTCGTGGCCGCCGCGGGCAACGCGGGGCACGACCCGGGGCACCGCGTCCTGCCGCCGGCGAGCGCGCCGAGCGTCATCGCCGTCGGGGGGCTCGACGACGGCGGCGCAGGAGAGCAGACGTGGAACTACCACTCTTCGTACGGCCTCACCCTCGACGGGCTGCAGAAGCCGGAGATCATCGCGCCGGCGATATGGCTCGCAGCGCCCATCCTGCCCGGGACGCCGACCGCGGCGCAGGCGCAGCTGCTCTCGCTGCTCGACAGCGCCCTGGACGAGGAGCTGCCCGGGCTGCTCGTCGAGCACGCGTGCGTCGATCCGGACCTCGACGCCATCGCCGGCCGCGAGCCGTACCTCGTGCGCCAGCTCGCGGCGGCCAAGCTGCGCGATCAGAAGGTGATCTCCGGCCATTACAAACACGTGGACGGGACGAGCTTCGCCGCGCCGATCGTGAGCAGCGTCGTGGCGCAGATGCTCGAGGCGAACCCGCGCCTCTCCCCGCAGCAATGCCGGCGCATCCTGATGAAGACCGCGCGCGGGCTGCCCGGCATCGCGGCGGAGCGGCAGGGCTTCGGCGTCGTGCAGCCCCGCGCCGCCGTGGCCGCCGCGCGCGCCGCCTGA
- a CDS encoding fibro-slime domain-containing protein: protein MGLLSACSAVDNQGNSSGGDTSSQAAGPGGTSGPGGTGGPTGTGGYDDSFGSVNPSVGSSGVGGNPGDDQETGKSCDGKFTGRVRDFQEAHPDMEPQDEGKCINCDDHMIVTDTLGADLKPVYGGGAEGTMTTTGKENFDVWFRDTEGVNMPMNLTLQFEDPEGDGVWTYNNREFFPIDEALYGNEGRPHNYHFTFEMHMGFQYKGGEQFTFAGDDDVFTFINGKKVVDLGGIHAEELEVVDLDELGLEIGKTYQLDFFFAERHVTDSHFRIDTSIEFLNCGIQVN from the coding sequence ATGGGTCTGCTGAGTGCGTGCAGCGCGGTGGACAATCAGGGGAACAGCAGCGGAGGCGATACGTCGTCGCAGGCAGCTGGGCCCGGCGGGACCAGCGGGCCCGGCGGGACCGGTGGGCCCACCGGGACGGGCGGCTACGATGACAGCTTCGGCTCGGTCAACCCCAGCGTCGGCAGCAGCGGTGTCGGCGGGAACCCCGGGGACGACCAGGAAACCGGCAAGTCGTGCGACGGCAAGTTCACCGGCCGGGTGCGCGACTTCCAGGAGGCGCACCCCGACATGGAGCCGCAAGACGAGGGCAAGTGCATCAACTGCGACGATCACATGATCGTCACGGACACCCTCGGAGCGGACCTGAAACCCGTCTATGGCGGCGGGGCCGAAGGCACCATGACCACGACCGGCAAGGAGAACTTCGACGTGTGGTTCCGCGACACCGAGGGCGTGAACATGCCGATGAACCTCACGCTGCAGTTCGAGGACCCCGAAGGCGACGGCGTGTGGACGTACAACAACCGGGAGTTCTTCCCGATCGACGAGGCGCTGTACGGCAACGAGGGGCGGCCACACAACTACCATTTCACCTTCGAGATGCACATGGGCTTCCAGTACAAGGGCGGCGAGCAGTTCACGTTCGCCGGCGACGACGACGTCTTCACGTTCATCAACGGGAAGAAGGTGGTCGACCTCGGGGGTATCCACGCCGAGGAGCTCGAGGTCGTCGACCTCGACGAGCTCGGGCTCGAGATCGGGAAGACGTATCAGCTCGACTTCTTCTTTGCCGAGCGCCACGTGACCGACTCTCACTTCCGGATCGACACCTCGATCGAGTTCCTCAACTGCGGCATCCAGGTCAACTGA